The genomic region AGAACAAAATCAAGAAATTATTAAATTCTTGCAAGAATAAAAAGGATCATGAAGAGGTGATCAACACAACAAAAGAACAACAAAAGATTCTTGATCTACAACAAAAGCTTATTTTGCAAAAACAACAAGTGAAGTATGTAAAAGAGAAATCTTTATGGAATAGAAGTTTTGATGCAATAACATCATTGTTAGCTTCATCAATATTCACAATTCTTTCAAGAATCAAGATTGTTTTCGGTATCAATCATCAATCTTGGAACGTTGAATTGAAACAACCCTTGATCAAAAGCCATCAAGAAAACAATGAAATCACACATGGGTTCTTTGAAACAAACTCAAAGATACTAAAACCATCATCAAGTACTTTAGGATATGCAGCTTTGTATTTGCATTATGCTAACTTGATCATTGTGATGGAGAAGATGATAAGATCACCTCAATTGGTTGGTCTTGATGCAAGAGATGATCTTTATTCGATGTTACCGAATAGCATACGTTCATCATTAAGGTGTCGCTTGAAAGGTATCGGGTTTATAGCAAGTGATCCGGTTCTTGCAAGTGAATGGAGAGAAGCTTTAGGGAAGATATTGGGATGGTTATCACCATTAGCACATAACATGATTAAATGGCAAAATGAAAGAAGCTTTGAACATCAAAATCAATTGCCAAAAACTAATGTTCTTCTTCTACAAACATTATATTTCGCGAACCAGGATAAAACTGAAGCAGCCATAACTGAGCTCTTAGTTGGTTTAAACTATATTTGGAGATTTGAAAGAGAGATGAATGCTAAAGCTTTGTTTAATTGCACCCATAACTTCAATTCGAACAAGGATTCGGatcatacaagttgattaagtaagTAAACCGTTTTTTACTCCTTTTTGTTAATTTATTTCATAGATTAGTTAGATCATTAGCTGTTTTAGATCTGCAAAGATTTGGTTTAGCTTCCTAAAATGATCTGTATACCTCAATACCTAATGTGTGTAAATGATTTGATTGAGTTGATTTACACTATTATATTGGAATTGATATTGGAATCCAGTAAATGTACAAGTTTTGGCTGTTAATAAATGTATGTATCTTTGGTATGCAAAACCAAATAGAACCATATGAGATGTTTCACATTATCATCTTACTACTACTCCATTTGTCACAATATTAGTGTTTAGTAAGATTTTTTATTGATTTtagaataatttaataaatatcagttttgtttttatatttaacataaaattatttaaaatatacGATTAAAGTAATAAATGAGGTCAAAATTACGGAGTTAGACCTCAAAACATAGAGTATTTTGATTGGAGTATTTCATATGATCGCACTACGTAGTGAAGTATAATTAATATTTGCTTTAAAGTGTTGAAAGAAACGCGTGACCATACTATCTTCATTAAGGTATTTCATTAGATGCTTAAGATTTTGCTGTTAAcaagaatatttatatttataaagaaCGTTACAAGCAACTTTATATCTATTTAGAATTGATTATATGGAATCTAATCATATATGTAGCAGTTTACCAACTGCAATCAAAGTTAATCAGTAGTTTTTCAATTATGGGTACATGGCTTTAGCTggattatatataataatctatAGATAATGGATCAAAAGTGTATGGAAGTTTTGATTGTATATTCATGAGAAGGGCCAactatatatatctataaatatatataaattaaaaagttttttgcTTAGATGTCATTtattaattaaattgaattaattgtTAGTTATAAGTTAATATATATAGCTATAGATATAGATTAACATATATAGATTATGTAAATTATAATATTCCTATAAGTATTATTTGTTCCATTTATACTAACAAAGAGCATATTAAACCAATAAATAAATTACGTACAGCTAAGATTTACATATAAACCAATAAATAGATTTACATATTAAACCAATAAAAaattacgtaaatatatatatactacgttttttgagcccgtgcgttgcacgggtgtgtaaaaaatcgtgcaacaaatgtaatttgcagttcatattggtatgtaaataacgatactaaaaaaataggaaaattataagaattatttaagatccCGTGATGTTCACAAATTtcaaaaattattttgagtttaagagcccgtagtgttgataaattttaaaaattgcTTTTAAGTTTAAGAGCCCATGGTGTTGACGAAATTTAAAagttcttttaagtttaagagcccgtgaCGTTGACAGATTTTGAAAGTGGTTTtgagtggtgttagtaacttaatggcTGCAAttttttttctcaccattaatatttttttgatatatatatataatatactatgTAATATTTAGAGAACAATGAAAATTTGTCATCAAAACGTAACATTAAGAaagtataattatattattttagaattattatatacaattattttttaaaAGAAAGTGTAACTCtcgagtttaattttagaaaagttgttagCTATTTTAGCAAAATAATGATACTCGGGAGAGTCgtcatttataattaatattataataattgtatttgcgtgttcataaatattttaaagacctaaactgtaaattcaaatcacttccatatttattgctaaaaagaaatgctccgttGGTCGTGAATCGAAGCTCCGAGTCAAATACAATTTATTGCTtttagttcgtaaaattatttcgagttgaacggtgattgcGGATGAACCTAACTCGCGGGGAACAGAAAGATAAATCCGTTGAAATTTTTTGGTGGATTTTATTTGGtaagtttatttttttattaaaaataaaaattgtttaTTTACATTACATGTATATGCATACTAATATTATAGTATTCCCCTTGCAAGCTATAACGTGGAGCTGTTAAATGTAATGTACATAATTAACTTATGACTActaattatattttttattataatgATATTAGGAAAGTCGTTatgcataattaatattataatagttatatttacgtattcataaatattttaaggacttaaattaGAATGTAAATTCAAATCCGTGTCGAATACAATTTATTGTGTtttagttcgtaaaattatttcgagttgaacggtgatgatGGTTGAACATAACTCGCAGCGAACAAAAAGATAAATCCGTTAAATTCAAACTACACAACAACAAAATTTTCAAAATGAATATTAACTAAACTTTGTGACCAAGACATGTATGATGCAGAGCATTGGGTGTTTGAAATTACAAAAAAAGAAGAACACAAATTataaagaaataaatataaatataattaactaACTATACGTCCACATGATTTTTATCCGAAATCAAATTACATAATGATCTAATTTTGCCTTGATGACATAATTACTGCTCGACTTATAAATGaagaacaaaacataaaataaatataacCGGATCTGAAAagaaaaatgtaatatatatatatatatatatatatatatatatatatatatatatatatatatatatatatatatatatatatatatatatatatctatatatatatatatatatatatgtatagatatgagATATAGAAAACCTAAATTATGAGAGATGAAGGTGATACGCTATTGTGTTTTTCCGAAAACTGTATTTTATTTTCAATAATACAGCTAAAATTGATAATCGTAATTATATGTAATTAAAAATAGAgattaattgtaatatatataatatatacatataatctatacatataacaatccataaataactttcaaccacaatcatGAAAAactttttgttttatatatatgtatataaatatatatatgtatatatatatatatatatatatatatatatatatatataattaaaatttaaacAATAAATAAACAGAATGTTTACATATTGTAAcattttttaatataatataacatattatACGGTAGTTAGTATAAAAAGAAGTTAATAAGTTAAATGCTTAAATTTTGAATGTACATTGTCTTTTAttgataattgatgatgatgatgtctacAACTAGAAAAAATTAGCAATTAATCTGTGTGATTCtaataaatattcaaataatcCTTGTGATTTCTAGAGAGCTAAAGAAAATTAGTAAAGATGAAGCAATAAACAATAGTGTAGCAATTAATCCACATGATTTTATCAAAAAGCGTTTCGATCATGTTTAGATAAAATACCCAAATATTCCTTATATCGTTTATATCTTTATTGCGTTTTTacatttatataacaaaataaatattacTCCGTAAATATAATGCGTTCAATAAAATAATCAATATATACATTCTAAATACTGTAATTGTTTATATtgcatatttaatattaatattaaatttaatataatgacATGTGACATATGTATGTTTATACAAATGTTATTATATAATGAtaacataaaataaatataatatataatcaaaaaaatattaatggtgagaaataaaaaaaattgtagacattaaaTTACTAACACCACTTAAAATCACTTTTAAATTTTTtcaacatcacgggctcttaaactcaaaagaatttttaaaatttgtcaacacctcaGGCTCTTAAaattaaaagaacttttaaaatttgtcaccacGAGCTCTTatactcaaaagaatttttaaaatttgtcagcaCCACGGGCtcctaaataattcttatacttattCTATTTTTTTAGTATCGATATTTACATAGCATTATAAACTGTAAATTACATTTTTTTTGCACGGTTTTTACACgttgcacgggctcaaaaacctctctctgtgtgtgtgtgtgtatatatatatatatatatatatatatatatatatatatatatatatatatatatatatatatatatatatatatatttttcaaggATCAAATAAGAACTTTTTATAGAGAGAACTCTAAAAATTCGACCGTCTAATATGGGACACAGTTGAATAAATTGGAGTTTGGCCGAACAATTTATAAAGTGCTATGAAATCATGTTTCGTTCTACCTTCTCTATTCTACAGTCCGTATTCGAACAATTTTGTGTGTggtcgaacaattatgtgtatgttTGAACATTTTTCATTCTACATTTCTGTTCAACATCATGTTATACATATTGTTCTGCATCATGTTCTACATCCGTGTTATACATTTTTTCCAGCATTTTTCTAGAAGTTTTTGtgtgattttagggtttagggtttaacttTTAGAGTTTCGGGTTTatatttaacacgaacggtttagagtttcgaGTTTATGTTTTTTGGGTTTAGGGATTTAAACTCAAAacattaaaccttaaactttaaacGCTAAACTATAAATCGGACTAAATTTGAATTCGCACAAAATAGCCGAATTTAAACAATTTTGTCCTTGTTCGAACAaactttttgttttaaaatttgttaTACAACTGTGTATCGAACAAAAAAAAGGTGACGTCGAACAAAAAAAATGtgaattcgaacaaaaaatgtTGGAACCTCATGTGGAATATGAATTGTTCAATCACACCAAAAAAATGTTAGACCGTGTCCTTTTTTTGTTCGAATACGAGTTTTCAGAGTTCTCTTCAATTTAGAGTTCTCATGGAACCCAGTGTGTTTGACGAAAATGATCAAAGTGAAGTTTCGGCCTCTTCGAATAGTTTGGTAGGCCATGGTTTAATAATCATtatagaaaatgaagaagaaacctTTCTAAACTAACAGGAAAAATCTTAATTAAAcgttatatacgagtaatatataataTAGTAAGGATTCTGTTTAAAGTTTAAAGCACCTTTTATTTAACTTTTAAAATAGCAGTATATAGTAATCATCATTTAACTACAAAAATAATGAATCATGCATATTGGGTAGTTATTCAAAGAGAACTAAGAGTACGAGAGAACTAAGAGTACGAGAGAACTCAGAAAACTTAGAGACTATACTCACTCTGTGTGTAGATTGAGCTCAGTCTGTGTGCAGATTGATTCAATCTGTATGATTGAGGTCAATCTATATATGTGAGTTCTATGGTTTCTCTTCCACTCTTAGTTCTTGTAGATCCCTTCACCATATTCTTTTCGTGAAGACTAAAATAGTGAAGTGGAGTACCATATTTCCATCCGTCTAACACGATTAGTCGATTACAACGGTTTATAGATGATTTTATGAAAGAATTTACTGTATCAAAAGACTATCTTTAAAAATATTAGACATGCAatgaaatatttaaatatataatgataattatttcgtcacaatttttttttttttgaacagcgattggaATCACTCGAGGGGGATTAAACCACTCGTTgcaatcatctcccgtttcgactatgccgatgcagcgataataaccccgcccccgtcACAACTTACTGTTTATACATAAATTTAGTTTTTAAGCTAGCCCAAAAGAAAACCACTAAATGAAAATATATCAAGATTGACTATATGttaaattatacttaattaatttgactGCAGACAAATTAGGTATACATATAGGGGGATTAtttgttggatgtgtgaaggatatcaaaaacaAAGAAGAATTTCGCAGCAGCTTTAAGCCGCGACGCAGGTCCtttagccgcggcgcggcttaacacttgGAAGCTGTCTGGGTCGaaattaatagtgaaaaatctTTGGTTTGCGCCCATAgattaaacccttctccgtgttttggagttggatataaccacgttaaatatccGTGTTgtttatgcttttatttatcgtattGCTTATTCGTTTGTTGTATGTGGGTTATGTGATTGTTGTAAATCACATGTTCTTGTTAGGGTCCActaccgaattcctaacaagtggtatcaagagctaaagGTTTGAAGATTGGGCACAACGGCGATTGAAAGCTTATTTACGATTGGTTGATGATTCGGGTATCATCAAGAGAAGAAACGACGATTAGGGTTATGTGTTTTGCAACATATATCAAGGTCCAGAGATTTAGTTGATCGTGGTGAACTTAGGGTATGTCTATGTACCCAGTAAGTTGATCACACCAAAGTTTGTCTGATTCTAGCGGGTTATAATGTAATCGGGCGCACGGTTGCATTATGATGGTGATTTATTCATGAAGGTTACGGAATCAAGGGGGTCGGTGATGCGTTCGTGtgatatacatcttttaccctttaaatttatatttgattcCAACATTACAATCAAGCAcatacaactaacgagcacttagaacccggttattatagcactttaatgtaagtattcttatcaagttcgtcccaagggaCACGGTGTAAGTtggatatttgaaactatcaattgtcctagagtttgtttgattggggggtttcgattgatatcaactaacaactaaaacttgcacaattaaacaaacctaaatttatcaattaaactagtaacaagaaacaagtagtgaagtattaagacttaaaacaaattaactaagacgtgttcacttatctaatcctctctatgtttagcttgccccattttgcctatattgctatctcattagttgttaAACTCTTAAatatttagcatcactactaaacctcaaatcaaatgatactccacgaattcacataagctttatatcctaagatcgagttaagcatgatttggtcattgagattgagcttgggttgaaatcacttaaaacccccaactatcaaAATCAGTTAGGATAATCGGCATTACTATGTTGACTAGAGGCCAATTGGAAACCAACCTaggtcaagaacacaatcacttgcaattcctaagctagttgtctagatcacccaaggtgttgaagcacatattgactcacttctcaaatcactaaaaaAGCcacacaacatatgtaatcaaagtcaagcctaaaacaaactcatagcattggatctttagctaactcaacaacacatgatcatgtaattcattcaaacaacaataatcaattgatttggggcaaacactagcattagagattcatagataagcaaacacaagagatttagccgaTCATAGCTAAAagtaaactaataataagcatagcaatgtaaatcatcatcatcttcaagttattacaagtaatcaatgcaaaatatgaaaagtaaagtgaagattacaacccaaaatgtaaagaagatgaagatctaagctaaacaatgatgaatcttgagctagcttccttgaatccaccattaaacaccaatggatgatgaaattagggttttgtatgtgaaattcgaaccttaagcagctgctcccaaagatgcatatgaaaaatgacctaatctcgttccttttatagtgttgaaaatctgggctgaaacagcgacaggagcgccgcttttggacaGGAGGGGCGCTTTTGGCTTTAATGAGGAGCATCGCTTTTGATCAGGAACGTCGTTTTTAGCTCTAAACAGGGGCGGCGCTTTTgttgaggagcgacgcttttggctgaataggagcgacgcttttggctgaATAGGAGCGACGCTTTTCACTGTAGGAACGTCGCTTCTGCTCACTAAAGGAAAATGGAGCTGAAATGTGCATAAGAACGTCGCTTTTTCAGTTGGTGCGACGCTTTTGATGCTGATTCTGCACTTTTCCATtttcttagccaattttgcccaatatttggtcaattttacactaaATCCACTCATTAGCCCTTAATttaccatttagctcaatagcacataaaataggctccaagatagtcataaatcgagcaaagtgaggtagatatcgcgaaataaaatatatataagtggagcgatatcaaaccccctacatttgaatctttgcttgtcctcaagcaaacaatcGACAAAACAAGCTTTGAAGATAGAGAACAAATAAGTGAACAATGCCAAAGCGCAAGAAGGTTAAGCTCAAAATGATACCTTTCATGAATATGCACTATGTGGCTATAGTGTTCTCCAAAAACTTGCACTTGCTAGGACCAAGCACAATCATCCTCTTCTTCTACTAACACAAGCTTAACTCAAGCTCCCAATAATATCTTCAAATCATCAATCCTCAAACACTAACATAAACATAATTCAAGCATAAGTCTACCCGAACCAATCATGCCCCCGATCAAAGTCAACTTCACCTACGAGAAGGTCATCAAACACCAATCACAATAGTATCAAATCATTACAAACTCGAACTTGACCTCCTTGAacttgaccaaatatgtaggattcatgggatagccataaactcatcaCACAAATCAATCATATCAAATATAAGCCTACTAGAACAAACTCAAAGTGTACCCAAAATATGTAAAATGCACCCCAAAATGAATAGGGGCCATGAAAAGCGTACACATCACCACTAATCATGAAATGCATCGTGTAAAGAATACGCTTAAAAAAAAAATGCTCACCCCATCAACCCGCAATGgttatccctcttccacctccatgcccccaaaacacctatttttcgtcaattccaagaatgatcgtcaattccaaatatatGTCATAAATTTCAATTGATAATCATCAATTCCAAGAATatggttaaggtgggtgtgccaaaggtaagggactgggtaCCTCACCTTTATTTGGTTACCCGGGCACGGGGTAACCGGCACTCATCaaactttctatcacaactctatggtttctctcatagtagggcgaaagcattgacggaggttcgtggaattagggccccacgtggctaaataagagagtccgccaattccaaatttttaaagcactaggaagactttaacttcctttcaaataatcgagcttgacttgggagactttactctcaagcttggaacaaacataacttggaagactttacttccaagtttggaagactttacttccaaaatgagatgatgcttatctactttccacataacaagcttttatgcttattttaagaaaaggtaggaagtagttactacctttccgttAATTGCATGCGCAAGGGTGCCAtaacttttggctatgggttgtattgtctagcaacactagcacaaagccattgctcctaaaaaggatagcacttTGTGAAGCTCAAGGCACCTCTTCCTATGACACTTAGCATATCTAAATGtaaaatggtgtagattaggaagtctcctacaccaagtgaaTTAACCATTCAAGTTTATTTTTGAAACATAAGAGGGTGGACTTTAACCACCGAACTTTTTAAAATCGGGAAGACTTTATTTCCTTAAGTTTGAAAAACttggaaaagactttacttttcccccaaaattttgaaattttttacaagttttaaccattttaggtgtttatgatatgaattaatgtaatggttaaaaacttgttccaaaaattgttCAACAGTGAAAGCTTTGAACTTTATAATGCATGTGATACGTTTACTCGAAATAGCTTCAAAATGGCCCGAAATTTTAACTCTCCTCCTACATTTAgcgtatgcaatgccctcattgcattaaaGTGGTAGAATAAGTGAAAATGAGGGACATTTTGAAATAGAAAAGATGAGAGGAAAGAAAGTAAAAATCGGCGAAGATCGAACGATCTTTGTTGTTACCATTCGAGAAACTTAATCACCAAGGGAATGTAAGTCGATGAACTTGAagcctgaacttaatgccaga from Rutidosis leptorrhynchoides isolate AG116_Rl617_1_P2 chromosome 9, CSIRO_AGI_Rlap_v1, whole genome shotgun sequence harbors:
- the LOC139867513 gene encoding protein PSK SIMULATOR 1-like; its protein translation is MTLETWLNKVKKTISHSFDHSVHVAPPTKKPLVIKRQKVGVLAFEIARIMPKLTHLWRFLSDENITRLRNQSICLEGVRKIVSNKDAFLLGLARAEMVEGLRVVAVSVSRLSKKCEDTSLKGFDTMLDVFANTGHDPYSWVLTLKDMEVKIKKMERYVMDTTTLYKEMDELTIIENKIKKLLNSCKNKKDHEEVINTTKEQQKILDLQQKLILQKQQVKYVKEKSLWNRSFDAITSLLASSIFTILSRIKIVFGINHQSWNVELKQPLIKSHQENNEITHGFFETNSKILKPSSSTLGYAALYLHYANLIIVMEKMIRSPQLVGLDARDDLYSMLPNSIRSSLRCRLKGIGFIASDPVLASEWREALGKILGWLSPLAHNMIKWQNERSFEHQNQLPKTNVLLLQTLYFANQDKTEAAITELLVGLNYIWRFEREMNAKALFNCTHNFNSNKDSDHTS